From Triticum aestivum cultivar Chinese Spring chromosome 4A, IWGSC CS RefSeq v2.1, whole genome shotgun sequence, a single genomic window includes:
- the LOC123088051 gene encoding cytochrome P450 76M5 has protein sequence MEIELWLIWATLAVVSLLYYLANPTRRAGIQRMPPGPTPLPVIGNLLCLRGGNLHHTLARLARADGPVMTLKLGLTTAVVVSSRDAAREAFTRQDRRLAARAVPDAARGLGFADRSMVWLPSSDPLWKSLRGIAAAHAFSPRALAAARGVRERKVRDMVSYFRGCAGTEVDVGQAMYAGVLNLVSSALCSVDVVDMGAAESGQGVRELVEDLVAVIAKPNVSDLVPFLRRLDLQGWRRWSAIRIGKIFRILDGIIDSRMAFNTSTEEKHGDFLDVLLELFSTGKIARDSLTTILFDLFTAGSDTMAITVEWAMAELLRNPGVMAKVRAEIDDTLGGKETIVETDVAGLPYLQAVVKEAMRLHPVAPILLPHRAEEEGVEIGGYAVPKGSTVIFNVWAIMRDPAAWERPDEFVPERFLGRAEADQVLDFRGKAFEFIPFGSGRRLCPGVPMAERVVPFILASLLRAFEWRLPDGMSAEELDVSERFTTANVMAVPLKAVPVVVT, from the coding sequence ATGGAGATCGAGCTCTGGCTGATATGGGCGACGCTCGCGGTCGTCTCGCTCCTCTACTACCTGGCCAACCCGACACGCCGTGCGGGCATCCAGCGGATGCCGCCGGGCCCCACGCCGCTGCCCGTCATCGGCAACCTGCTCTGCCTGCGCGGCGGCAACCTCCACCACACCCTCGCGCGACTGGCGCGCGCCGACGGCCCCGTCATGACGCTCAAGCTCGGCCTCACCACCGCTGTCGTGGTGTCCTCGCGCGACGCGGCCCGGGAGGCGTTCACGAGGCAGGACCGGCGTCTGGCCGCCCGCGCCGTCCCGGACGCGGCGCGCGGCCTCGGCTTCGCCGACAGGTCCATGGTGTGGCTGCCCAGCTCCGACCCGCTCTGGAAGAGCCTGCGCGgcatcgcggccgcccacgccttCTCCCCGCGCGCGCTCGCTGCGGCCCGCGGCGTCCGCGAGCGCAAGGTGCGCGACATGGTGAGCTACTTCCGCGGCTGCGCCGGGACGGAGGTGGACGTCGGCCAGGCCATGTACGCCGGCGTGCTCAACCTCGTGTCCAGCGCCCTCTGCTCCGTCGACGTGGTCGACATGGGCGCCGCCGAGTCCGGGCAGGGCGTGCGGGAGCTCGTGGAAGACCTCGTCGCGGTGATCGCCAAGCCCAACGTCTCCGACCTTGTCCCTTTCCTCCGGCGGCTCGACTTGCAAGGGTGGCGTCGCTGGTCGGCGATACGCATCGGGAAAATCTTCCGCATATTGGACGGCATAATCGATAGTCGTATGGCATTCAACACCTCCACGGAGGAGAAGCACGGTGACTTCCTGGACGTGCTCCTCGAGCTCTTCTCCACAGGCAAGATCGCCCGCGACAGTCTGACGACCATACTGTTCGACCTCTTTACGGCCGGGAGCGACACCATGGCCATCACCGTCGAGTGGGCAATGGCGGAGCTGCTCCGGAACCCAGGCGTCATGGCAAAGGTCCGCGCGGAGATAGACGACACTCTCGGCGGCAAGGAGACCATCGTCGAGACCGACGTGGCGGGCCTGCCGTACCTCCAGGCCGTGGTGAAGGAGGCCATGCGGCTGCACCCGGTGGCGCCGATACTGCTGCCGCACCGGGCCGAGGAGGAAGGCGTGGAGATCGGCGGCTACGCGGTGCCCAAGGGCTCGACGGTCATCTTCAACGTGTGGGCGATAATGCGGGACCCGGCGGCGTGGGAGAGGCCCGACGAGTTTGTGCCAGAGAGGTTCCTGGGCAGGGCGGAAGCGGACCAGGTGCTGGACTTTCGGGGCAAGGCGTTCGAGTTCATCCCGTTCGGGTCCGGCCGGAGGCTGTGCCCTGGCGTGCCCATGGCGGAGCGCGTCGTGCCGTTCATCCTGGCCTCCCTGCTGCGCGCGTTCGAGTGGCGGCTGCCGGACGGCATGTCGGCGGAGGAGCTGGACGTGAGCGAGAGGTTCACCACCGCCAACGTGATGGCTGTCCCGCTCAAGGCCGTGCCCGTCGTGGTCACCTAA
- the LOC123084255 gene encoding calcium uniporter protein 5, mitochondrial, which translates to MLRAAARLLIPRRLLSPAAATATPTVWNLRHFSLSTPQPRPAEAEIFTPAEAQRMVRLVGLEVLKRRLRNREDEVVTYQEFLDACVEAGAAPTHSRAEALAGAMDHSGTIVLFRGKVYLHPEKIVDLVRSAVPPVLEIENDTRREEFELLKKKKGEIDQQACKQVRRILWSGFWFVQATVGLCFRFTFWEFTWDVVAPITFFVAGAHLLSGYAYFLITSRKLSYRTYMERLFKIRRRELCTKHDFDMERYLEMERHMRCPLGGDYSQAATKAIFGEIERRMQDEVISHGEPLGALMESGLMPMEAEALVQKMDEMSLVLLVRGKTYLNHKKIVHLIRRAVPFALAAEDDVRKDEFRQLQMKMQEIDGMAHSHAVRILCFGFASFILQFALFFHLTFWEFSWSIMEPLAYFLAGLQLIFCYGYFLRTASNPTLQDFKRRLFLARRRKLCAKLSFDMDRYLNLQKHSRVPPEGDY; encoded by the exons ATGTTGCGAGCAGCCGCCCGCCTACTCATTCCCCGACGGCTGTTgtctccggcagccgccacggcaACACCTACTGTGTGGAACCTCCGCCATTTCTCACTCTCGACGCCGCAGCCGCGCCCGGCGGAGGCGGAGATCTTCACGCCGGCGGAAGCTCAGCGAATGGTGCGGCTTGTTGGACTCGAGGTGCTCAAGAGGCGTCTGCGGAACAGGGAGGATGAGGTGGTAACATATCAGGAGTTCCTGGACGCGTGCGTTGAGGCCGGAGCGGCGCCGACTCACAGCCGGGCGGAGGCGCTCGCGGGAGCGATGGACCACTCGGGCACCATTGTGCTCTTCCGGGGAAAGGTCTACCTCCATCCTGAGAAG ATAGTAGACCTGGTTAGAAGCGCCGTGCCGCCTGTGCTCGAGATAGAGAACGATACGAGAAGGGAAGAGTTTGAGCTATTGAAGAAAAAGAAAGGAGAGATCGACCAGCAGGCGTGCAAGCAAGTGAGGCGAATCCTCTGGTCTGGCTTCTGGTTCGTGCAAGCCACGGTCGGCCTCTGCTTCCGCTTCACATTCTGGGAGTTCACGTGGGACGTTGTAGCGCCAATCACCTTCTTCGTGGCCGGCGCCCACCTGCTTTCCGGCTACGCCTATTTCCTCATCACCTCGCGCAAGCTGTCGTATCGGACCTACATGGAGAGGCTGTTTAAAATAAGGAGGAGAGAGCTTTGCACGAAGCATGATTTTGACATGGAAAGGTACCTGGAAATGGAGAGGCACATGAGGTGTCCTCTGGGAGGTGATTATTCTCAAG CTGCTACAAAAGCGATCTTCGGAGAAATCGAGCGACGGATGCAGGACGAGGTGATCAGCCATGGCGAGCCCCTCGGTGCGTTGATGGAGAGCGGCCTCATGCCCATGGAGGCGGAGGCACTCGTGCAGAAGATGGACGAGATGAGCTTGGTGCTGCTCGTCAGGGGAAAGACCTACCTCAACCACAAGAAG ATTGTGCACCTGATCAGAAGGGCCGTGCCATTTGCGCTCGCCGCGGAGGACGACGTGAGAAAAGACGAATTCAGACAACTCCAGATGAAGATGCAAGAGATCGACGGCATGGCGCACAGCCACGCCGTGCGGATTCTATGTTTTGGCTTCGCGTCATTCATACTCCAGTTTGCCCTCTTCTTCCACCTTACGTTCTGGGAGTTCTCTTGGAGTATCATGGAGCCGCTCGCCTACTTCTTGGCCGGACTCCAGCTGATTTTCTGCTACGGCTATTTCCTGCGTACCGCAAGTAATCCGACGTTGCAGGACTTCAAGCGTAGGCTGTTCTTGGCAAGGAGGAGAAAGCTATGTGCAAAGCTTAGTTTTGATATGGACAGATACCTGAATTTGCAGAAACATTCTAGGGTTCCTCCTGAAGGTGATTACTGA